In Haloarcula salinisoli, one genomic interval encodes:
- a CDS encoding C-terminal binding protein: MDRVVASDDPMIDADLLRDRLDAEVVVADGAETLLDAAADGADALVVDVNTPVDSAVFDALEDLRVVARAGVGIENIDVAAAADHAVPVTNAPDYCTREVATHTVTLLLDCVRGVAAYDRDTRAGNWGWERGRRIHRLRGGILGLVSFGPIARRVREQLRGFDVDVVAYDPYVDAEAMADADVEKVGLDELYARADYVSLHAPVTEETREMVDADALARMGEETVLVNTGRGALVDEAALAEALRAGTIAAAGLDVLQREPPTPDNPLLELDNCVVTPHAAWYSEEAREDLNATVAANVRAGLAGETPPNYIDPETDWL, encoded by the coding sequence ATGGACCGTGTCGTCGCCAGCGATGACCCGATGATAGACGCCGACTTGCTCCGTGACCGCCTCGACGCCGAGGTCGTCGTCGCCGACGGGGCAGAGACCCTGCTTGACGCCGCCGCCGACGGCGCCGACGCGCTAGTCGTCGACGTGAACACGCCCGTCGACAGTGCCGTGTTCGACGCCCTCGAGGACCTGCGGGTGGTCGCCCGGGCCGGCGTCGGCATCGAGAACATCGACGTGGCCGCGGCCGCCGACCACGCTGTCCCCGTAACGAACGCGCCCGACTACTGCACCCGCGAGGTGGCCACCCACACCGTGACGCTGCTGCTGGACTGCGTGCGTGGGGTCGCCGCCTACGACCGCGACACCCGCGCCGGAAACTGGGGCTGGGAGCGGGGCCGTCGCATCCACCGCCTGCGGGGCGGAATCCTCGGCCTGGTCTCCTTCGGCCCGATTGCCCGCCGGGTCCGCGAACAGCTGCGCGGGTTCGACGTCGACGTGGTGGCCTACGACCCATACGTCGACGCCGAGGCGATGGCCGACGCCGACGTCGAGAAGGTCGGGCTCGACGAGCTGTACGCGCGGGCCGACTACGTCTCCCTGCACGCGCCGGTGACCGAGGAGACCCGCGAGATGGTCGACGCCGACGCGCTGGCACGGATGGGTGAGGAGACTGTCCTGGTCAACACCGGCCGCGGGGCGCTCGTAGACGAGGCGGCGCTGGCCGAGGCACTGCGTGCGGGAACCATCGCCGCCGCCGGTCTCGACGTGCTCCAGCGAGAACCGCCGACCCCGGACAACCCGCTCCTCGAACTCGACAACTGCGTCGTCACGCCCCACGCGGCGTGGTACTCCGAGGAGGCCCGTGAGGACCTGAACGCCACCGTCGCGGCGAACGTCCGGGCCGGCCTCGCGGGGGAGACGCCGCCGAACTACATCGACCCCGAGACTGACTGGCTGTAG
- a CDS encoding NAD-dependent epimerase/dehydratase family protein yields MTATVTDKTVLVTGGAGFVGSHIADAHLPDNDVRILDNFSSGKRENVPDDATVIEGDVRDDPALAEAMDGVDLVFHQAAIVSVARSVEEPTTSNAVNANGTLAVLEAARRQDARVVFASSAAIYGAPDALPVTETESKDPSSPYGLEKLTSDHYCRLYADLYDLPTVALRYFNIYGPRQSGGDYAGVIKAFSEQAREGGPLTVHGDGEQTRDFVNVTDVVQANCLAATTDATGEAFNVGTGSRTSVRELAEIIRDEIDPTAEIAHVDAREGDIRHSAADITKAREQLDFEPTISLADGLHDYLN; encoded by the coding sequence ATGACGGCCACTGTGACCGACAAGACGGTTCTCGTCACTGGCGGTGCTGGCTTCGTTGGGAGTCACATCGCCGACGCCCACCTCCCGGACAACGACGTCCGAATTCTCGACAACTTCTCCAGCGGCAAGCGCGAGAACGTCCCCGACGACGCGACAGTTATCGAGGGGGACGTTCGCGACGACCCAGCACTCGCCGAGGCCATGGACGGCGTCGACCTCGTCTTCCACCAGGCGGCTATCGTCAGCGTCGCCCGTTCCGTCGAGGAGCCGACGACGAGCAACGCGGTCAACGCCAACGGCACCCTTGCGGTTCTGGAAGCGGCCCGCCGGCAGGACGCCCGCGTCGTCTTTGCCTCCAGCGCGGCCATCTACGGCGCGCCCGACGCCCTGCCCGTCACCGAGACCGAATCCAAAGACCCCTCCTCGCCATACGGGCTGGAGAAACTGACCAGCGACCACTACTGCCGGCTGTACGCCGACCTCTACGACCTCCCGACGGTGGCCCTCCGCTATTTCAACATATACGGCCCGCGCCAGTCGGGCGGGGACTACGCCGGCGTCATCAAGGCCTTCAGCGAGCAGGCCCGTGAGGGCGGCCCACTGACGGTCCACGGCGACGGCGAGCAGACGCGGGACTTCGTCAACGTCACCGACGTGGTGCAGGCGAACTGCCTCGCCGCGACCACCGACGCGACCGGGGAGGCGTTCAACGTCGGTACCGGCTCGCGCACCTCGGTCCGCGAGCTCGCCGAGATAATCAGAGACGAAATCGACCCGACCGCCGAGATAGCCCACGTCGACGCCCGAGAGGGAGATATCCGTCACTCGGCCGCCGATATCACGAAGGCCCGCGAGCAGCTGGACTTTGAACCCACGATTTCGCTCGCGGACGGCCTGCACGACTACCTCAACTGA
- a CDS encoding proton-conducting transporter membrane subunit: protein MADETQRTTVGPLPSGIGQQAPSTPAALTRAVWLLWGLSLAALVGHAMTGWSPELGPLIAVDGLTVLMWTVVTFFSGIVHSYSRRYMAGSAHETRFFATVFGFTVVVMALVAANHIALFGVLWLAMGLVMAQLIGVISGWKQARAAASVARRYFLASSALLAVALTALWSATGATTISGIDAASSTLGGPVWLVAAAALVLAAMIQSALIPFQGWLLSSMTAPTPASALMHAGFVNAGGILLTRFAPVITVDPVLMLAVVGVGAASALGGKLLKSVQTDVKSKLGCSTVGQMGFMIMQAGLGFFGAAITHLILHGCYKAYQFLSSGDGVEHNSPTGEIGPREGLVGVAVTILTALAGGWLFATLTGKGAKVDSGLLLTFFVVFTTLHAARNAVTHTELPAMARYGAVPLVFFPAIVLYAVVYEGISGLLDVGTATTELTLLHGAVAVFFVGVYLAIETGIHEHSQRLYVALLNASQPPTETLVTAPEDYNEY, encoded by the coding sequence ATGGCAGACGAAACACAGCGCACGACGGTCGGACCGCTTCCGAGCGGCATAGGGCAGCAAGCACCGAGTACGCCGGCGGCCCTGACCCGAGCCGTCTGGCTGCTGTGGGGACTGAGTCTGGCGGCCCTGGTTGGCCACGCGATGACTGGCTGGTCGCCCGAACTGGGACCTCTCATCGCCGTCGACGGGCTGACAGTCCTGATGTGGACGGTCGTGACCTTCTTCTCGGGAATCGTCCACAGCTACTCGCGCCGTTATATGGCCGGTAGCGCCCACGAGACGCGCTTTTTCGCCACCGTCTTCGGCTTTACTGTAGTGGTGATGGCTCTGGTCGCAGCCAACCACATCGCCCTGTTCGGGGTGCTGTGGCTGGCGATGGGACTGGTGATGGCACAGCTCATCGGCGTCATCAGCGGGTGGAAACAGGCGCGAGCGGCCGCGTCGGTCGCCCGGAGGTACTTCCTCGCGAGTAGCGCCTTACTGGCAGTCGCCCTGACGGCGCTGTGGTCGGCGACCGGCGCGACGACGATTTCCGGTATCGACGCTGCCTCCAGCACACTCGGCGGCCCGGTGTGGCTCGTGGCCGCCGCCGCGCTCGTACTCGCGGCGATGATACAGTCCGCCCTCATCCCCTTCCAGGGCTGGCTGCTCTCCTCGATGACCGCGCCGACGCCGGCCTCGGCGCTGATGCACGCCGGCTTCGTCAACGCCGGCGGCATCCTGCTAACCCGCTTTGCCCCAGTCATCACCGTCGACCCCGTGCTCATGCTCGCGGTGGTCGGCGTCGGCGCGGCCAGCGCGCTGGGTGGGAAGCTCCTGAAGTCGGTCCAGACGGACGTCAAGAGCAAACTGGGCTGCTCGACGGTCGGCCAGATGGGCTTTATGATAATGCAGGCTGGCCTGGGCTTTTTCGGCGCCGCCATCACCCACCTCATCCTGCACGGCTGCTACAAGGCCTACCAGTTCCTGAGTTCGGGCGACGGCGTCGAACACAACAGCCCGACCGGGGAAATCGGTCCCAGAGAAGGCCTCGTCGGCGTCGCCGTGACCATCCTGACCGCCCTGGCGGGCGGGTGGCTGTTCGCGACGCTGACCGGCAAGGGGGCGAAAGTCGACAGCGGCCTCCTGCTTACCTTCTTCGTCGTCTTCACCACGCTGCACGCGGCCCGCAACGCGGTCACGCACACCGAGCTGCCGGCGATGGCTCGCTACGGTGCGGTCCCGCTCGTGTTCTTCCCGGCCATCGTCCTCTATGCCGTGGTCTACGAGGGCATCTCCGGGCTCCTGGATGTGGGGACGGCGACGACCGAGTTGACCCTGCTCCACGGCGCCGTCGCCGTCTTCTTCGTCGGCGTCTACCTCGCCATCGAGACCGGCATCCACGAACACAGCCAGCGCCTCTACGTGGCGCTGTTGAACGCCAGCCAGCCGCCGACCGAGACGCTGGTGACCGCCCCGGAGGATTACAATGAGTACTGA
- a CDS encoding acyl-CoA thioesterase, producing MNFETDVPLRFDDLDTYGHVNNVRYGTYLEEARIDYLVEVVGDGDRGFLADSDDGIVIKTLEIEFEQPVRSADSVTVSVRVPRLGTTSFPFEYEIRDDGAVAATGETTVVTYDRAAGEPQPIPERWRDAISEFEFGQ from the coding sequence ATGAATTTCGAGACAGACGTCCCGCTGCGGTTCGACGACCTCGACACGTACGGCCACGTCAACAACGTCCGCTACGGAACCTATCTGGAGGAGGCCCGCATCGACTACCTCGTCGAGGTCGTCGGCGACGGCGACCGTGGCTTCCTCGCGGACAGTGACGACGGCATCGTCATCAAGACGCTCGAAATCGAGTTCGAACAGCCGGTCCGGAGCGCCGACAGCGTCACCGTCAGCGTCCGGGTGCCACGTCTCGGCACGACGAGTTTCCCCTTCGAGTACGAGATTCGCGACGACGGCGCCGTCGCCGCGACCGGCGAGACGACCGTCGTCACCTACGACCGCGCGGCCGGCGAACCCCAGCCAATCCCCGAGCGCTGGCGCGACGCCATCAGCGAGTTCGAGTTCGGGCAGTAA
- a CDS encoding DUF2309 domain-containing protein has product MSTEQDIHDSIDDAAETVGSVWPIHSFVTANPLSGFEDQPFAEAVAQASEVLGGRGYPSPATFEAALERGQIDRDVLESELAAAGYEADPETLLDRMETAAETDTDDPDTAVERVDHVLTKWLSAFLDEGRAHWPLPDRDLGFYGVFRNVAAHDGQIPDGGVVTDMPATPAETIETVLESYPEEEWPAIFEAQLAALPGWTGFIKQRAADESEWQSRYPITVAGYLAARLALLDAVDADIAPETPAVSGPTEADELAETFLSAWEGSYREELVDAVSAASESHAEAEPSGRPDAQLVFCIDTRSEVLRRHLEDTGDYETHGYAGFFGVPMEYEGYDTEVSVEACPPILDAQHTITDEPTDADTQADHDHLAGIREAAAEIVETIEANAATAYGFVESAGSGYGLALASRTLVPGRVHDVFDSVDETIPDDHDFCSPSIDSLTLEEKVGYAETAFDLMGWDHFARLVVFTGHASETANNPFDSSLDCGACAGNPGGPSARVLAKICNDDAVQAELRERGFDVPEDTVFLAGEHNTTTDEVDLYDSALPESHAGELEQLRADLETAREGATAERVGGSDAVRETERKAADWAETRPEWGLAGNAGFVIGPGELTANIDFDGRSFLHSYDWTTDPDGAALEAIIAGPMVVTQWINCQYYFSTVDTAAYGSGSKITHNPVGNVGVYQGNGGDLMTGLPLQSLMAADDEPYHQPLRLSTVIHAPVEQVTDILADHEDVVGLLDNGWLSLTVVDPTQDHTAFHYAGELSWYPADEATIVEPLAEATAAVADD; this is encoded by the coding sequence ATGAGTACTGAGCAAGACATCCACGACAGCATCGACGACGCGGCCGAGACCGTCGGCTCGGTCTGGCCCATCCACTCGTTCGTGACCGCCAACCCCCTCTCGGGGTTCGAAGACCAACCGTTCGCCGAAGCGGTCGCGCAGGCCTCGGAGGTGCTGGGCGGCCGGGGCTACCCCAGCCCGGCGACGTTCGAGGCAGCGCTGGAGCGCGGACAGATAGACCGCGACGTCCTCGAATCGGAACTGGCCGCGGCCGGCTACGAGGCCGATCCCGAGACACTACTCGACCGCATGGAGACCGCAGCCGAAACCGACACCGACGACCCCGACACGGCCGTCGAGCGCGTCGACCACGTGCTGACCAAGTGGCTGTCGGCCTTCCTCGACGAGGGACGTGCCCACTGGCCGCTGCCGGACCGCGACCTGGGTTTCTACGGCGTCTTCCGCAACGTGGCCGCCCACGACGGCCAGATACCCGACGGGGGCGTCGTCACGGACATGCCGGCGACGCCGGCCGAGACCATCGAGACGGTGCTCGAGTCCTACCCGGAGGAGGAGTGGCCGGCCATCTTCGAGGCGCAACTGGCCGCGCTCCCGGGCTGGACCGGCTTCATCAAACAGCGCGCCGCCGACGAGAGCGAGTGGCAGTCCCGGTACCCGATAACGGTCGCGGGGTATCTCGCAGCGCGACTGGCGTTGCTCGACGCCGTCGACGCCGACATCGCCCCGGAGACCCCGGCAGTTAGCGGGCCGACCGAGGCCGACGAACTCGCAGAGACGTTCCTGAGCGCGTGGGAAGGGAGCTACCGCGAGGAACTCGTCGACGCCGTCAGCGCTGCAAGCGAGTCTCACGCCGAGGCCGAGCCGTCTGGCCGCCCGGACGCCCAGCTCGTCTTCTGTATCGACACGCGCTCGGAAGTCCTGCGCCGCCATCTGGAGGACACTGGCGACTACGAGACCCACGGCTACGCCGGCTTCTTCGGCGTTCCCATGGAGTACGAGGGGTACGACACCGAGGTGTCCGTCGAGGCCTGCCCCCCGATTCTCGACGCGCAACACACCATCACCGACGAGCCGACCGACGCCGACACGCAGGCCGACCACGACCACCTGGCGGGTATCCGCGAGGCCGCCGCGGAGATCGTCGAGACCATCGAGGCCAACGCCGCGACGGCCTACGGCTTCGTCGAGAGCGCCGGGAGCGGCTACGGGCTCGCGCTGGCGAGTCGCACGCTGGTGCCCGGACGCGTCCACGACGTCTTCGACAGCGTCGACGAGACGATTCCGGACGACCACGACTTCTGTAGCCCGTCCATCGATAGCCTCACCCTGGAAGAGAAGGTCGGCTACGCCGAAACCGCCTTCGACCTGATGGGGTGGGACCACTTTGCCCGCCTCGTCGTCTTCACCGGCCACGCCAGCGAGACCGCGAACAACCCGTTCGATTCGAGTCTGGACTGTGGGGCCTGTGCGGGCAACCCCGGCGGCCCGAGCGCTCGCGTGCTCGCGAAGATCTGCAACGACGATGCCGTCCAGGCCGAGCTCCGCGAGCGTGGCTTCGACGTCCCCGAGGACACCGTCTTCCTCGCCGGCGAGCACAACACCACGACCGACGAGGTCGACCTCTACGACAGCGCCCTCCCCGAGAGCCACGCCGGCGAGCTCGAGCAGCTACGCGCCGACCTGGAAACCGCCCGCGAGGGAGCGACCGCCGAGCGCGTGGGTGGGAGCGACGCCGTCCGCGAGACCGAGCGCAAGGCCGCCGACTGGGCCGAGACCCGCCCCGAGTGGGGGCTGGCCGGCAACGCCGGCTTCGTCATCGGGCCAGGGGAGCTGACCGCCAACATCGACTTCGACGGCCGCTCGTTCCTCCACTCCTACGACTGGACGACCGACCCCGACGGAGCGGCCCTCGAAGCCATCATCGCGGGGCCGATGGTCGTCACCCAGTGGATAAACTGCCAGTACTACTTCTCGACGGTCGACACCGCCGCCTACGGGAGCGGGTCGAAGATAACCCACAACCCCGTCGGCAACGTCGGTGTCTACCAGGGCAACGGCGGTGACCTGATGACCGGCCTCCCCCTGCAGTCGCTCATGGCGGCCGACGATGAGCCTTACCACCAGCCGCTGCGCCTCTCGACGGTCATCCACGCGCCGGTCGAGCAGGTGACCGACATCCTCGCCGACCACGAAGACGTGGTCGGACTGCTCGACAACGGGTGGCTCTCCCTGACTGTCGTCGACCCGACACAGGACCACACCGCCTTCCACTACGCCGGCGAGCTGTCCTGGTATCCGGCCGACGAGGCGACGATCGTCGAACCGTTGGCAGAAGCGACAGCGGCCGTGGCCGACGACTGA
- a CDS encoding cupredoxin domain-containing protein, with translation MDRRTVLRLSGVALAGGLAGCGGSESGDTPTATAQGNLVEMTDELVFEPAEITVSVGDTVTWENTGSVPHSVTAYEEKIPDGATYFASGGFDSESAARDAYPNEGSIGGGETYEHTFETAGEFQYFCIPHESQMKGTVVVE, from the coding sequence ATGGACCGACGAACGGTACTCCGTCTGAGCGGCGTCGCACTGGCCGGTGGACTCGCGGGCTGTGGCGGCTCGGAGTCGGGCGACACACCGACCGCAACGGCGCAGGGTAATCTGGTCGAGATGACCGACGAACTCGTGTTCGAGCCAGCCGAGATAACGGTGAGCGTCGGCGACACCGTCACCTGGGAAAACACTGGCTCGGTCCCACACAGCGTCACCGCCTACGAGGAGAAGATTCCCGACGGCGCGACGTACTTCGCCTCGGGCGGGTTCGACAGCGAGTCGGCTGCCAGGGACGCCTACCCGAACGAGGGGTCCATCGGGGGCGGCGAGACCTACGAACACACCTTCGAGACGGCGGGTGAGTTCCAGTACTTCTGTATCCCCCACGAATCCCAGATGAAAGGGACCGTCGTCGTCGAGTAG
- a CDS encoding Lrp/AsnC family transcriptional regulator produces the protein MGDDAIDDVDEAILHALQEDARNISSGDIAERTGTSSSTVRKRIQRLESDEVIKGYSAEIDYQKSGYPLRMLLFCTAPIPERGEQIPAILDIDGVVSVQELVTGERNLLVTVVGETDSDITPVAQELLDLGLTVVDEVLVRSHETTPFGDFVSE, from the coding sequence ATGGGAGACGATGCTATCGACGACGTGGACGAGGCCATCCTCCACGCCCTCCAGGAGGACGCGCGCAACATCTCGTCGGGCGACATCGCTGAGCGAACCGGCACGTCGAGCAGCACCGTCCGGAAACGAATCCAGCGCCTGGAGAGCGACGAGGTAATCAAGGGATACAGCGCCGAAATCGACTACCAGAAGTCCGGCTACCCCCTCCGAATGTTGCTGTTCTGTACCGCGCCGATTCCCGAGCGTGGCGAGCAGATTCCGGCCATCCTCGACATCGACGGCGTCGTCTCGGTCCAGGAGCTGGTCACCGGCGAGCGGAACCTGCTGGTGACCGTCGTCGGCGAGACGGACAGCGACATCACCCCTGTCGCACAGGAGCTACTGGACCTGGGGCTGACCGTCGTCGACGAGGTGCTGGTCCGGAGCCACGAGACGACGCCGTTTGGCGATTTCGTAAGCGAGTAG
- a CDS encoding 50S ribosomal protein L15e: MARSAYSYIRDAWQTPKEGKLAELQWQRQQEWRDEGSVVRIERPTRLDKARSQGYKAKQGVVVARVSVRKGSARKQRHKAGRRSKRQGVTRITRRKNLQRVAEERAARVYPNLRVLNSYSVGQDGRQKWHEIILVDPEHPAIQNDDDLNWICEPDQADRVFRGLTGAGRRNRGLSNKGKGTEKTRPSIRSNSGKGK, from the coding sequence ATGGCACGAAGTGCATACTCGTACATCCGAGACGCATGGCAGACCCCCAAAGAGGGGAAACTCGCGGAACTGCAGTGGCAGCGCCAGCAGGAGTGGCGCGACGAGGGGTCGGTCGTTCGTATCGAGCGTCCGACCCGCCTCGACAAGGCCCGCTCGCAGGGATACAAGGCAAAGCAGGGCGTCGTCGTCGCCCGCGTCTCCGTCCGCAAGGGCAGTGCGCGTAAACAGCGACACAAAGCCGGTCGACGCTCGAAGCGACAGGGTGTCACCCGCATCACCCGCCGGAAGAACCTCCAGCGCGTCGCCGAAGAGCGCGCTGCGCGGGTCTACCCCAACCTCCGCGTCCTCAACAGCTACTCCGTCGGCCAGGACGGCCGCCAGAAGTGGCACGAGATCATCCTCGTGGACCCGGAGCACCCCGCCATCCAGAACGACGACGACCTCAACTGGATCTGTGAACCGGACCAGGCCGACCGCGTCTTCCGCGGCCTGACCGGCGCCGGACGCCGGAACCGCGGCCTGAGCAACAAGGGCAAGGGCACGGAGAAGACCCGCCCCTCGATTCGCTCGAACAGCGGCAAGGGCAAGTAA
- a CDS encoding transcription initiation factor IIB produces MTTLSTYDAHERDIDEEEAVADEQRCPDCGGSLTSDASRGETVCGDCGLVVEEDEIDHGPEWRAFDSAERDQKSRVGAPTTKMMHDEGLSTNIGWQDRDANGNALSSSQREKMQRLRTWNERFRTRDHSERNLKQALGEIDRMGSALGVPESARETASVVYRRALDEGLLPGRSIEGIATAALYAAIRQANLPQTIGDMVLVSRVDEQEFTRAYRYINRELALEIGPPDPADYLTKFASQLDASDELVRRARDLLETGKAANVHSGKSPVGLAAAAIYAAGLLVNEELTQETVSDATDVSTVTIRDRYRELLEAESARDTTSATGGSNASA; encoded by the coding sequence ATGACTACACTCAGCACCTACGACGCCCACGAGCGCGATATCGACGAGGAGGAAGCGGTCGCTGACGAACAGCGCTGTCCGGACTGTGGCGGCTCGCTCACCAGCGACGCGTCCCGCGGCGAGACGGTCTGTGGGGACTGTGGACTGGTGGTCGAGGAGGACGAGATCGACCACGGGCCGGAGTGGCGCGCCTTCGACTCTGCCGAGCGCGACCAGAAGTCCCGCGTCGGCGCCCCCACGACCAAGATGATGCACGACGAGGGGCTCTCGACCAACATCGGCTGGCAGGACAGGGACGCCAACGGCAACGCGCTGTCCTCGAGCCAGCGTGAGAAGATGCAACGGCTTCGGACCTGGAACGAGCGCTTCCGCACCCGTGACCACAGCGAGCGCAACCTCAAGCAGGCCTTAGGCGAGATAGACCGTATGGGCTCTGCGCTTGGCGTCCCCGAGAGCGCTCGCGAGACCGCAAGCGTCGTCTACCGTCGCGCCCTTGACGAGGGACTGCTCCCGGGCCGCTCCATCGAGGGCATCGCCACGGCCGCGCTGTACGCCGCCATCCGACAGGCGAACCTCCCACAGACCATCGGGGACATGGTGCTCGTGAGCCGCGTCGACGAGCAGGAGTTCACGCGGGCCTACCGCTACATCAACCGCGAGCTCGCCCTGGAGATCGGCCCGCCGGACCCGGCCGACTACCTCACGAAGTTCGCCTCCCAGCTCGACGCCAGCGACGAGCTGGTGCGCCGGGCCCGCGACCTGCTCGAGACCGGCAAGGCCGCAAACGTCCACAGCGGCAAGAGCCCCGTCGGCCTGGCCGCCGCGGCCATCTACGCCGCCGGCCTGCTGGTCAACGAGGAACTCACCCAGGAGACGGTGAGCGACGCGACCGACGTGAGTACGGTCACCATCCGTGACCGCTACCGCGAACTGCTCGAAGCCGAATCCGCCCGGGATACCACCAGCGCGACGGGCGGCTCGAACGCCAGCGCATAG
- a CDS encoding serine/threonine-protein kinase RIO2 — MVQNVASVMGELEPEDFHLLSGVEQGMRFSEYVNREKLTDFSRLSEENVDYRLDRCEDRGLVERKTIQYEGFKLTFEGYDALALHTFVERDTLEGFGAPLGVGKESDVYEVQSYKPLALKYHREGYTNFREVMRDRDYTSDRDHVSWLYTARKAAEREYEALETLYPDVSVPQPIDTNRHAIVMEKVDGVELSRTGLEPEQVVPVLDLVLDEMQTAYDAGFVHADMSEYNVFVTTQGVVVFDWPQAVPTDHENSEELLTRDVENIVSYFQRKYPTHVDEVDTDAVAAALTDSSFETVTEYTV; from the coding sequence ATGGTCCAGAACGTGGCGTCCGTAATGGGCGAACTGGAGCCGGAGGATTTCCACCTGCTGTCGGGGGTCGAACAGGGGATGCGCTTCTCGGAGTATGTCAACCGCGAGAAGCTCACTGACTTCTCCCGGCTGAGCGAGGAAAACGTGGACTATCGGCTGGACCGGTGTGAGGACCGCGGGCTGGTCGAGCGAAAGACGATCCAGTACGAGGGGTTCAAGCTCACTTTCGAGGGGTACGACGCCCTGGCCCTGCACACCTTCGTCGAACGGGACACCCTGGAGGGCTTTGGCGCGCCCCTGGGCGTCGGCAAGGAGAGCGACGTCTACGAGGTCCAGTCGTACAAGCCACTCGCGCTCAAGTACCACCGCGAGGGGTACACCAACTTCCGCGAGGTGATGCGCGACCGGGACTACACTTCGGACCGCGACCACGTCTCCTGGCTCTACACCGCCCGGAAGGCCGCCGAACGGGAGTACGAGGCCCTGGAGACGCTGTATCCCGATGTCTCTGTCCCCCAGCCCATCGATACGAACCGCCACGCCATCGTCATGGAGAAAGTCGACGGCGTCGAGCTCTCCCGGACAGGGCTCGAACCCGAGCAGGTCGTTCCCGTACTCGATCTGGTCCTAGACGAGATGCAGACGGCCTACGACGCTGGCTTCGTCCACGCGGACATGAGTGAGTACAACGTCTTCGTCACGACCCAGGGGGTCGTCGTCTTCGACTGGCCACAGGCGGTACCGACCGACCACGAGAACAGCGAGGAGCTGCTGACCCGGGACGTCGAGAACATCGTGAGCTACTTCCAGCGCAAATACCCCACCCACGTCGACGAAGTCGATACCGACGCCGTCGCGGCGGCACTGACCGACAGCAGCTTCGAGACGGTCACCGAATACACCGTCTGA
- a CDS encoding helix-turn-helix domain-containing protein, with protein sequence MREFIFTIDYDRDVDPLMDVFIEHPETHSRSIACNVTDDGMWRLERVAGPEVALDRLDDIFDSPVQCTECIGTRDCITDWHYEVISREAGRRTVYSYRSEAGDCHSIPRLAIEHVGQGVLCETERRGSRCEWRLLLCSDDGVDDLFSALEAELRPGLTVEFRQLGEPAYWADEAVTLAELPPEQQAAVEAAVDYGYYRTPRDVSLTELAERLDVSRSTLQYRLQRAEAWIVRSFVTRSMGPVEADEAVAEGSRLRVGRSGV encoded by the coding sequence ATGCGCGAGTTCATCTTCACTATCGATTACGACCGGGACGTGGACCCGTTGATGGACGTGTTCATCGAACACCCCGAGACCCACTCCCGCTCTATCGCCTGCAACGTCACCGACGACGGGATGTGGCGCCTCGAACGGGTCGCCGGACCCGAGGTGGCGCTTGACCGCTTGGACGACATCTTCGACAGCCCGGTCCAGTGTACCGAGTGTATCGGGACCCGCGACTGCATAACCGACTGGCACTACGAGGTCATCTCGCGCGAAGCGGGCCGACGGACGGTGTACAGCTACCGCTCCGAGGCCGGTGACTGTCACTCCATTCCGCGACTCGCCATCGAACACGTCGGTCAGGGGGTACTCTGTGAGACCGAACGCCGCGGGAGTCGCTGTGAGTGGCGGCTCCTGCTCTGCTCGGACGACGGCGTCGACGACCTCTTCTCGGCCCTCGAAGCGGAGCTTCGCCCCGGGCTCACCGTCGAGTTCCGTCAGCTCGGCGAGCCCGCCTACTGGGCCGACGAGGCCGTTACGCTCGCCGAGTTACCCCCTGAACAGCAGGCCGCCGTTGAGGCTGCCGTCGACTACGGCTACTACCGCACACCGCGGGACGTCTCGCTGACCGAACTCGCCGAACGGCTCGACGTCTCGCGGTCGACGCTGCAGTACCGCCTCCAGCGCGCCGAGGCGTGGATCGTCCGCTCCTTTGTCACCCGCTCGATGGGCCCCGTCGAGGCCGACGAAGCCGTCGCGGAGGGGAGCCGTCTCCGGGTCGGCCGTTCCGGCGTGTGA